A single window of Paenibacillus sp. SYP-B4298 DNA harbors:
- a CDS encoding ABC transporter ATP-binding protein, whose translation MLRVEGLSHAFKNGSEITLVLQQIDIHVGKGEMIALLGSSGSGKSTLLNLMAGLMKPTEGNIYIAGHNIVKMNENKLAEFRRKHIGFIFQAYELLPNLTVRENIEMPLVFQSVRPSIRKQKSMQLLEQVGIPDKAEMFPSQLSGGQQQRVSIARSLITEPSVIFADEPTGNLDTKTEEEILAILKRLNRTMNTTFIIVTHEREIAEQTEQIITLRDGRLETSGDSTSNEPSSSAATPTAMETEEVQA comes from the coding sequence TTGCTTCGTGTAGAGGGCCTGTCCCATGCTTTCAAGAATGGCAGTGAGATCACGCTGGTATTACAGCAGATCGACATTCATGTCGGAAAGGGCGAGATGATTGCACTGCTGGGCAGCTCGGGATCCGGGAAGTCCACCCTGCTCAATCTGATGGCAGGGCTGATGAAGCCAACCGAGGGGAATATTTACATTGCTGGTCACAATATTGTCAAGATGAACGAGAATAAGCTGGCGGAGTTTCGCCGTAAGCATATCGGCTTTATCTTTCAGGCTTATGAATTGCTGCCTAACCTGACGGTACGGGAAAATATCGAGATGCCGCTCGTGTTTCAATCCGTCCGCCCATCCATTCGCAAGCAAAAGTCCATGCAACTGCTCGAGCAGGTCGGCATCCCGGATAAGGCAGAGATGTTCCCATCCCAGCTATCCGGCGGTCAACAGCAGCGGGTCAGCATCGCCCGTTCACTCATTACGGAGCCCTCCGTTATTTTTGCTGACGAGCCGACAGGGAACCTGGATACGAAGACGGAGGAAGAGATTCTCGCGATTCTCAAGCGGCTGAACCGGACGATGAACACGACTTTTATCATTGTGACGCATGAACGCGAGATTGCAGAGCAGACGGAGCAGATCATCACGCTCCGCGATGGTAGACTGGAGACCTCAGGGGACTCGACGTCCAATGAGCCGTCTTCGTCTGCTGCGACACCTACCGCTATGGAAACAGAGGAGGTACAGGCTTGA
- a CDS encoding helix-turn-helix transcriptional regulator, with amino-acid sequence MKLERWMAILILLINRKMVQAKELADRFEVSIRTIYRDIEALNRAGIPIITLQGAGGGIGIVDGYRLDRNVLTNDEFAAIVTALRSLSTAYSKQAHSHLVEKISSILPESDSIEFQAKTSQLIIDHAPWGGQQHLDQEKQQLLRQAMEQQLIVDFTYHKINGGHSSRTVEPHTLVLKSQHWYLYGYCLQRSSFRLFKLARMSELAITSQPFTRRELPKEPAPWDQNWYRADTLIELKLRFFPAGRQAAIEFFGVDHLQLQADGSSIVTASFPEDGWVYRFILGFGEEVEVLSPPHLRQLIRDKALAIASRYNGWTGLTY; translated from the coding sequence ATGAAACTGGAACGTTGGATGGCGATCCTGATCCTATTGATCAATCGCAAGATGGTGCAGGCCAAGGAGCTGGCGGATCGCTTCGAGGTATCGATACGCACGATCTATCGGGACATCGAAGCGTTAAACCGCGCAGGCATCCCGATCATTACGCTGCAAGGGGCGGGCGGGGGAATCGGAATAGTTGATGGCTACCGACTGGATCGGAATGTACTCACGAATGATGAATTCGCCGCGATTGTTACCGCGCTGCGCAGTCTGTCGACCGCTTATTCCAAGCAGGCGCACAGCCACCTAGTAGAAAAAATCAGCAGTATTCTGCCGGAATCAGACAGTATAGAATTTCAAGCGAAGACGAGTCAACTTATCATCGACCATGCTCCCTGGGGTGGACAGCAGCACCTGGATCAGGAGAAGCAACAACTGCTCAGGCAAGCGATGGAGCAGCAACTCATCGTTGACTTCACCTACCACAAGATCAATGGCGGGCACAGCAGCCGTACCGTTGAGCCGCACACACTGGTGCTCAAGAGTCAGCACTGGTATCTGTATGGCTACTGCCTGCAGCGCTCCTCGTTTCGGTTATTCAAGCTGGCGCGCATGTCTGAGCTAGCAATCACCAGCCAGCCGTTCACCCGTCGCGAGCTTCCCAAGGAGCCAGCGCCGTGGGATCAGAATTGGTATCGTGCCGATACGCTGATCGAGCTGAAGCTGCGCTTCTTCCCTGCGGGTCGGCAGGCGGCTATAGAGTTCTTCGGCGTGGATCATCTACAGCTTCAGGCGGACGGCAGCTCCATCGTTACAGCGAGCTTCCCTGAGGATGGCTGGGTATACCGCTTCATCCTTGGCTTCGGCGAAGAGGTGGAGGTGCTGTCGCCGCCGCATCTAAGGCAGCTCATCCGTGACAAGGCGCTGGCTATAGCCAGCCGCTACAACGGATGGACAGGCCTGACGTACTGA
- a CDS encoding ABC transporter ATP-binding protein yields the protein MIQMKQVSHQFHIGKKGRERIVPVLHHIDLTINKGEIVAIVGRSGSGKSTLLNLMSGYIRPSEGEIEIRGKSVTNMSEGEWADFRLEQYGFMFQSFQLIPSMTAYQNIELPLVLKGVEPHRRKQQVQEMLRRVDLEEYASHYPGELSGGQQQRVSVARALVLDPPIVLADEPTGSLDSENELQLLGLIHELNRERGTTFVIITHDQQVASIANRTVTLADGRLKPGGMSRKEQGGIIYEV from the coding sequence ATGATACAGATGAAGCAGGTCAGCCACCAATTTCATATCGGCAAAAAGGGCAGGGAAAGGATTGTTCCGGTTCTGCATCATATCGATCTTACGATCAATAAAGGAGAGATTGTCGCGATCGTCGGTCGCAGCGGCTCGGGCAAGTCTACCTTGCTCAACCTGATGTCTGGCTATATTCGACCCTCGGAGGGCGAGATTGAGATCAGGGGCAAGTCGGTGACTAACATGAGCGAAGGAGAATGGGCGGATTTCCGCCTGGAGCAATACGGGTTTATGTTTCAGAGCTTTCAGCTCATCCCTAGTATGACCGCCTATCAGAATATTGAATTGCCGCTCGTACTAAAGGGAGTTGAGCCGCATAGGCGCAAGCAGCAGGTACAGGAGATGCTCAGGCGCGTCGACCTGGAGGAATATGCAAGCCACTATCCCGGTGAGCTATCCGGGGGACAGCAGCAGCGAGTATCGGTAGCGCGAGCGTTGGTGCTCGATCCGCCGATTGTACTGGCGGACGAGCCGACAGGCAGTCTCGATAGCGAGAATGAGCTGCAATTGCTTGGGCTGATTCATGAATTGAACCGTGAGCGGGGAACCACCTTCGTCATCATCACCCATGACCAGCAGGTGGCGTCCATTGCGAATCGCACGGTGACCCTCGCAGATGGAAGACTGAAGCCTGGCGGCATGTCGCGTAAGGAACAGGGAGGAATTATCTATGAGGTTTAA
- a CDS encoding ABC transporter permease, whose protein sequence is MRFKDQLQFVRQNMKKNKSRLFMTVLATAMGCAFLTVLASVGFGLQQSIVDRMVGDRLVTSISVYGKEQQDGVNRQLTRENLDFLRSIEHVKSVTYKQFIPQPFEYSTDGQALPSENMQVLDFAEESKAGLKLAAGAVPRQASEVLVGYNFGQSYEDSEMPDEAAVEAWVGKTLQFDVLQYVGGKQERTAVSVTISGVKAAPAKEWQLDRTVYAPVELRDQLEQIAGTRLAEMRRPATGDQEAYEPPGLDTPLYYTEVAVIADKVQQVKKIAEQLREQGYYNYSIADELSQMNVMFTIMQIGLVFVGAIAVLIASIGIYNTMTMAVTERAQDIGIMKAIGAHPKVIRRIFLLESAMIGVVGAAVGTLVAYVLSMAVNWGLPVLIKTFMEQQVPEGFRFSVIPLYLTVISCTISLGVALLSGARPAARATRVDVLRALRRDI, encoded by the coding sequence ATGAGGTTTAAGGATCAACTGCAGTTCGTCCGTCAGAATATGAAGAAGAATAAATCCCGCCTGTTCATGACGGTGTTGGCGACGGCGATGGGCTGTGCTTTCCTGACCGTGCTGGCGTCCGTCGGATTCGGACTGCAACAGAGCATCGTCGACAGAATGGTTGGCGACCGGCTCGTTACTTCAATCTCTGTCTATGGCAAGGAGCAGCAAGATGGTGTCAATCGTCAGTTGACGAGGGAGAATCTCGACTTCCTGCGCAGTATTGAACATGTGAAGTCAGTCACGTACAAGCAGTTCATTCCACAACCGTTCGAATATTCCACCGACGGCCAAGCATTGCCGAGCGAAAATATGCAGGTGCTGGATTTTGCAGAGGAGAGCAAGGCCGGCCTGAAGCTGGCGGCAGGCGCTGTGCCGCGTCAGGCGAGCGAGGTGCTGGTGGGCTATAATTTTGGACAGAGCTATGAGGATAGCGAGATGCCGGATGAGGCCGCAGTGGAGGCCTGGGTGGGCAAGACGCTGCAGTTCGACGTGCTGCAGTATGTGGGCGGCAAGCAGGAGCGGACAGCAGTGTCGGTGACGATCAGCGGTGTGAAGGCGGCTCCTGCCAAGGAGTGGCAGCTCGATCGAACCGTGTATGCGCCCGTAGAGCTGCGCGACCAGTTAGAGCAGATTGCGGGCACGAGGCTGGCGGAGATGCGCAGACCTGCAACAGGTGACCAGGAGGCGTATGAGCCGCCTGGTCTGGATACGCCGCTCTATTATACCGAGGTGGCGGTTATTGCAGACAAGGTGCAGCAGGTGAAGAAGATTGCGGAGCAGTTAAGAGAGCAGGGCTACTATAATTATTCGATTGCTGATGAGCTATCGCAAATGAATGTGATGTTTACAATTATGCAGATCGGGCTGGTATTCGTCGGGGCGATCGCCGTTCTGATCGCCTCCATCGGCATCTACAATACGATGACGATGGCAGTGACTGAACGCGCCCAGGATATTGGCATTATGAAGGCAATCGGCGCACATCCGAAGGTTATCCGGCGCATCTTCCTGCTGGAGAGCGCGATGATCGGAGTCGTGGGTGCCGCCGTGGGTACGCTCGTTGCCTATGTGCTGTCGATGGCCGTCAACTGGGGACTGCCTGTGTTGATTAAGACCTTCATGGAGCAGCAGGTGCCAGAGGGCTTCCGCTTCTCGGTCATTCCGCTGTATCTGACGGTGATTTCCTGCACGATCTCGCTTGGTGTGGCGCTGCTGTCCGGTGCGAGACCGGCTGCGAGGGCGACCAGAGTCGATGTGCTGCGAGCGCTAAGGCGCGATATATAG